In Terriglobus sp. TAA 43, a single window of DNA contains:
- a CDS encoding acyltransferase yields MPQAEAPSATQRFDGVDVLRGISIAAVVLHHFYLRMLFSGHALRSVMPATLFRLLYVNGGNAVTVFFAVSGFLITYISLRRFGSLADLKPRIFYRIRFARIAPLLLALLVVLSVLHLLHVDGFVISPKRGTLLRALTAALTFHLNWFEASHGYLPANWDVLWSLSIEEMF; encoded by the coding sequence TTGCCACAAGCTGAGGCGCCGTCCGCAACTCAACGCTTTGACGGCGTGGACGTTCTGCGCGGTATCTCCATCGCGGCGGTAGTGCTGCACCACTTTTACCTGCGTATGTTGTTCTCGGGGCACGCCCTCAGATCGGTGATGCCAGCGACGCTGTTCCGACTCCTGTACGTAAACGGTGGCAATGCTGTCACCGTCTTCTTCGCCGTCTCTGGTTTCTTGATCACGTACATTTCGCTGCGCCGCTTCGGATCGCTCGCGGACCTGAAGCCGCGCATCTTTTACCGCATCCGATTTGCTCGCATTGCGCCGCTGTTGCTGGCGCTCCTTGTTGTTTTGAGCGTCCTTCACCTGCTGCATGTGGACGGTTTCGTTATCTCGCCGAAGCGTGGAACGCTGTTGCGCGCTCTCACTGCGGCGCTGACGTTTCATCTGAACTGGTTTGAGGCAAGTCACGGCTACCTGCCAGCGAACTGGGACGTGCTGTGGTCACTCTCGATCGAGGAGATGTTCTAA
- a CDS encoding DUF5715 family protein: protein MFDSPRPANGMPATPNGTVSRSLSVRTVALALAATLLPTLSYAATRHTAAHPAAKQVKVAPAHATTAKSVKPHRTTELERAAATSRKPAKGRAAKPEAAAKPEVAVKRPVGREAIEAARAEVRGAHTAVQKKSAPVVEPPTHKAIAPVEEASADRATQDRVHAWYKSHSAASSDETVDAAPAKPAMAKAKPVKAVVAPDLATTAHKATVEDFDRALEQQRQAIRTAQAQNMARTTDDDDAAEAATQIPRTAPTARVAAPFVHGDLLAQAADDQPGSLPVQASLPASKLDRHLEKHPDTKPDAEVLAKTADALDLASPSRVRVIAAETASADVPKVNLPKPISIRKDAAPAVAAVKAAAKKPDLDPQTAQALTDATFDDDNDTPAETTRSAKAAPVVRRAVVASDEDAADAAVIPAVKVDLYDTNGRIKMLPAMKGSHEILVHQNQMAVADGLDRIEDDDQLQQMRHYKLLVSLPNNESIMVNDTMPTNRRYARPWTVRFLNDLSRAHYARFHTPLVITSAVRTVEFQKHLVRINGNAAPPTGDVASPHLYGQAIDLGKRGMSMTEIAWMRAYLTPVESTGKVDVEEEFQQACFHISVYRRYLGLPQKKNAPAPDALPQRKMELVKASPAPSRRRRHISALLAAGVR from the coding sequence ATGTTTGATTCTCCGCGGCCAGCCAACGGCATGCCCGCGACCCCCAACGGAACCGTCTCCCGCTCTCTTTCGGTGCGCACGGTGGCGCTTGCCCTTGCGGCAACGCTGCTGCCCACCCTGAGTTATGCTGCCACCCGCCACACCGCCGCTCATCCTGCTGCAAAGCAGGTAAAGGTTGCGCCTGCCCATGCGACAACTGCCAAGTCTGTAAAGCCCCATCGCACTACGGAGCTTGAGCGTGCGGCAGCAACTTCGCGTAAACCCGCGAAGGGCCGTGCTGCGAAGCCTGAAGCTGCTGCGAAACCTGAAGTGGCTGTAAAGCGTCCCGTCGGACGTGAAGCCATTGAGGCTGCGCGTGCCGAAGTGCGAGGTGCACATACAGCGGTGCAGAAGAAGTCTGCCCCGGTAGTCGAGCCCCCCACCCACAAGGCGATAGCACCGGTAGAAGAGGCGAGCGCCGACCGGGCGACGCAGGACCGCGTGCATGCCTGGTACAAATCGCATTCCGCAGCATCCTCTGACGAAACAGTAGATGCTGCACCTGCGAAGCCAGCAATGGCGAAGGCAAAGCCGGTGAAGGCTGTTGTCGCACCTGATCTCGCAACTACGGCACACAAGGCCACGGTCGAGGACTTTGATCGCGCGCTGGAACAGCAGCGGCAGGCCATCCGTACGGCGCAGGCGCAGAACATGGCGCGCACTACGGATGACGATGATGCTGCCGAGGCCGCCACGCAGATTCCGCGTACAGCTCCTACAGCGCGTGTTGCTGCGCCATTTGTTCATGGTGATTTGCTGGCTCAGGCTGCGGACGATCAGCCCGGTTCGTTGCCGGTGCAGGCGTCGCTTCCCGCCTCCAAACTGGACCGCCATCTGGAGAAGCATCCCGATACCAAGCCCGATGCGGAAGTGCTGGCAAAGACAGCAGACGCGCTGGACTTGGCGTCGCCGTCGCGCGTTCGTGTGATTGCAGCGGAGACGGCGTCGGCCGATGTGCCGAAGGTGAATCTGCCGAAACCGATTTCCATTCGTAAGGATGCTGCTCCTGCAGTCGCCGCGGTGAAGGCAGCGGCGAAGAAGCCAGACCTGGATCCGCAAACGGCGCAGGCGCTTACTGATGCCACGTTTGACGACGACAACGATACTCCAGCGGAAACCACTCGTAGCGCCAAGGCTGCGCCAGTTGTGCGTCGCGCTGTCGTTGCCAGTGATGAGGATGCGGCAGATGCAGCCGTGATCCCTGCGGTCAAAGTTGATCTTTACGACACCAACGGACGCATCAAGATGTTGCCCGCGATGAAGGGCAGCCACGAAATCTTGGTGCACCAGAACCAAATGGCCGTTGCTGATGGTCTGGATCGCATTGAAGATGACGATCAGCTTCAGCAGATGCGGCATTACAAACTGTTGGTGTCGCTGCCGAACAACGAATCCATCATGGTGAATGACACCATGCCCACGAACCGCCGCTATGCGCGTCCGTGGACGGTTCGTTTTCTGAACGATCTTTCGCGTGCGCACTATGCACGCTTCCATACGCCGCTGGTCATCACGTCTGCCGTGCGTACTGTTGAGTTTCAGAAGCACCTGGTCCGCATCAACGGCAATGCCGCGCCGCCTACCGGCGATGTTGCTTCGCCACATCTTTACGGACAGGCCATTGACCTGGGCAAGCGCGGCATGAGCATGACGGAAATTGCATGGATGCGCGCATACCTGACGCCGGTGGAGTCCACTGGAAAGGTGGATGTGGAGGAGGAGTTCCAGCAGGCCTGCTTCCACATCAGCGTGTATCGCCGCTACCTGGGCTTGCCGCAGAAGAAGAACGCGCCCGCGCCGGATGCATTGCCGCAGCGCAAGATGGAACTGGTAAAGGCTTCACCGGCACCGTCCAGGCGTCGTCGTCATATCTCTGCGTTGCTCGCTGCAGGAGTTCGCTAG
- a CDS encoding HD domain-containing protein: protein METFETYQGWRGALVKRIRTEALPPEKFSHQARLYALTQEIAASFTEPVDDDVLFGATWVHDLGVFLGHRPSEPEALKRWNSTAYTVAHAGEVLRECGFPEEKIAAVIECIRTHEAYGEPTTVEGTILRDADLLEQLGAVAVMRTTAKIEQDTRFITFADAARSLDKALATVPPQIRLGKTKELAEPRIAALRSFLDSLQQESGGLLD, encoded by the coding sequence ATGGAAACCTTTGAGACATACCAGGGCTGGCGCGGTGCGCTGGTGAAGCGCATTCGCACGGAGGCCCTGCCCCCGGAAAAGTTCTCGCACCAGGCGCGGCTCTATGCGCTGACTCAGGAGATTGCTGCCAGCTTTACCGAGCCGGTGGATGATGACGTCTTGTTTGGCGCAACGTGGGTACATGACCTCGGGGTATTTCTTGGCCACAGGCCTTCGGAGCCGGAGGCGTTGAAGCGGTGGAACTCCACGGCCTATACCGTGGCGCACGCAGGCGAAGTTCTGCGCGAATGTGGATTTCCGGAAGAGAAGATCGCGGCTGTGATTGAGTGCATTCGCACGCATGAGGCGTATGGCGAACCCACCACGGTGGAGGGGACGATTCTTCGGGATGCCGACCTGTTGGAGCAACTGGGCGCAGTGGCGGTAATGCGGACGACGGCAAAGATAGAGCAGGACACGCGCTTCATCACGTTTGCCGATGCGGCACGCTCGCTGGATAAGGCTCTGGCTACGGTTCCCCCGCAGATCCGGTTAGGGAAAACGAAGGAGCTTGCCGAGCCACGCATCGCTGCGTTGCGAAGCTTCCTGGATTCACTCCAACAGGAGTCGGGCGGCTTGCTGGACTAA
- a CDS encoding HdeD family acid-resistance protein, with protein MAETGVVATERSHGVSIVISVLMIVVGLLALAMPLLAGVAVAAIFGWGLILVGFLHLVLGWQVRGLGAHIWEFFVALIYLFCGVYTLMHPLAGLVGLTAILGAYLLIKGATELVGGLAARRIPGSGWLLLDGIISLVLAGIIWAHVLAAATWVIGTLLGFSILFTGFSRLLLLLSVKRAYRTATV; from the coding sequence ATGGCTGAAACGGGTGTTGTCGCAACGGAACGTTCTCATGGTGTCTCCATCGTCATCAGCGTGCTGATGATTGTGGTGGGACTTCTGGCCCTAGCCATGCCTCTGCTCGCAGGCGTGGCGGTGGCAGCCATTTTCGGGTGGGGCTTGATCCTGGTGGGATTCCTTCACCTGGTGCTCGGATGGCAGGTGCGCGGTTTGGGTGCACACATCTGGGAATTCTTCGTCGCTCTCATCTATCTCTTCTGCGGCGTCTACACGCTGATGCATCCGCTGGCCGGACTGGTGGGGCTTACGGCCATTCTGGGTGCATACCTCCTCATTAAAGGCGCAACGGAACTGGTGGGCGGACTTGCGGCTCGACGCATACCCGGCTCCGGATGGTTGCTGCTCGATGGCATCATCTCGTTGGTGCTTGCCGGCATCATCTGGGCGCATGTTCTTGCAGCCGCCACGTGGGTCATCGGCACGCTGTTGGGCTTCTCGATTCTGTTTACCGGATTCTCACGTCTGCTGTTGCTGCTGAGCGTGAAACGCGCCTACAGGACTGCAACGGTCTAA
- a CDS encoding SGNH/GDSL hydrolase family protein, protein MTIIRMKLTPHVLALCLTFPVAVNAQAKHTPDLRTEKIEWTWADRPESPNPALPNVLLLGDSITRAYYPATAKALDGVANVYLFATSACSADPRYAGQLKDYVALAAVPFAVVHFNNGMHGWRFTEAEYAASLPGVVSTLKKLQPQAHLVWTNTTPVRKDSDTGATNARIDQRNRDAAQAMQRLAIATDDQHTLMLSHTDMHADDVHWNTAGSDLQAEQVAVSIRKQLGH, encoded by the coding sequence GTGACCATCATCCGCATGAAGTTGACGCCGCATGTTCTTGCTCTGTGTCTTACCTTTCCTGTCGCCGTGAACGCGCAGGCAAAACATACGCCTGATCTGCGCACGGAGAAGATTGAGTGGACGTGGGCCGATCGCCCTGAATCGCCAAATCCCGCGCTACCGAATGTTCTGCTGCTGGGCGATTCCATTACGCGTGCCTACTATCCTGCAACCGCGAAGGCGCTGGACGGAGTTGCGAATGTGTATCTGTTCGCTACTTCTGCGTGCAGCGCTGACCCTCGTTATGCCGGGCAGTTGAAGGACTACGTGGCACTTGCTGCGGTGCCGTTCGCGGTGGTGCATTTCAATAACGGCATGCACGGATGGCGATTTACTGAGGCTGAGTATGCGGCATCGCTGCCGGGTGTCGTCAGCACGTTGAAGAAGCTACAGCCGCAGGCGCATCTCGTATGGACGAACACCACGCCTGTTCGCAAAGACTCGGATACTGGTGCAACAAATGCTCGCATTGACCAGCGCAATCGTGATGCGGCGCAGGCGATGCAGCGGCTTGCCATTGCCACCGATGATCAACATACGTTGATGCTGTCGCACACAGACATGCATGCAGACGATGTTCACTGGAATACGGCAGGCAGCGACCTGCAGGCAGAACAGGTCGCTGTGTCGATACGAAAACAGCTAGGCCACTGA
- the dacB gene encoding D-alanyl-D-alanine carboxypeptidase/D-alanyl-D-alanine-endopeptidase, producing MRSRFLPVLLLSVSIASACAQTQALSTYDGLPLAERVQRITSEPNVVRAHWGVRVTKMDGTPVFTMNDVQLFQPASNAKLFTTATAMALLGADTTFETRVIASPLKPIHEGNLDGDLELVGDGDPNLSGTTLPHLPPAQRPKVDPNAPPVDPLRYLAQLADKIAATGLKHIAGNIVGDDTLFPYEPYPEDWSIDDAVWGYGAPVSALTINDNLINIKLKPGAKVGDAVAYELSPAMPWYSIDTVDAKTGDAKSGSHLAIERMPDSRSVRIYGTIAVDSEPDNEELAINDPADYAATAFKMLLEQRGVKVDGKPVSKHRLPQNEGSFTVEVRKPVTLPAAGELAHRPTGLVPSGADPAIHATLASVTSQTIATDMMLTNKISQNLHAEIFLHQLGAAIGNGSTLSGARVVRTFMTQRAGVDPEDFIFFDGSGLSGHDLVTPRAITTLLQYSATQPWFATWKATLPVGGEDGTLRARFPGAPMKDHVFAKTGTLSEARALSGYIDCASGQTLIFSVMVNAHTPRTSDDMKAMDRIVSAIAATN from the coding sequence ATGAGATCCCGGTTTCTGCCTGTACTGTTGCTTTCTGTGTCGATTGCGTCAGCCTGCGCGCAGACGCAGGCGTTGTCCACGTATGACGGTCTTCCGCTGGCGGAACGCGTGCAGCGCATCACGAGCGAGCCGAATGTGGTGCGCGCGCACTGGGGTGTGCGTGTGACGAAGATGGATGGCACGCCTGTGTTCACGATGAACGATGTGCAATTGTTTCAGCCAGCGTCGAATGCGAAGCTATTCACCACTGCTACGGCGATGGCGTTGCTTGGTGCAGATACCACCTTTGAAACGCGCGTGATTGCGAGTCCTCTCAAGCCGATCCACGAGGGCAACCTGGATGGTGATCTAGAACTCGTCGGTGATGGCGATCCGAATCTCTCAGGGACCACGCTGCCGCATCTTCCGCCCGCACAGAGGCCGAAGGTTGATCCTAATGCTCCGCCGGTTGATCCGTTGCGATACCTTGCGCAGCTTGCGGACAAAATTGCTGCGACGGGGTTGAAACATATCGCGGGCAATATTGTGGGTGATGACACGTTGTTTCCCTACGAGCCGTATCCCGAGGATTGGAGCATTGATGATGCAGTCTGGGGCTATGGTGCTCCGGTCTCTGCGCTGACCATCAATGACAACCTGATCAACATCAAGCTGAAGCCGGGTGCAAAGGTTGGCGACGCTGTCGCGTATGAGCTTTCGCCTGCGATGCCCTGGTACTCCATCGACACGGTAGATGCGAAGACAGGTGATGCGAAGAGCGGATCGCACCTGGCGATTGAGCGCATGCCGGATTCACGTAGTGTCCGAATCTACGGCACGATTGCGGTAGATAGCGAGCCGGACAACGAAGAGTTGGCAATCAACGATCCTGCGGATTATGCGGCGACTGCATTCAAGATGTTGTTGGAACAACGCGGCGTTAAGGTGGACGGCAAGCCGGTGAGCAAGCATCGGCTGCCGCAGAATGAAGGCAGTTTTACAGTGGAGGTGCGTAAGCCAGTAACGCTGCCTGCTGCGGGTGAACTGGCACATCGGCCAACAGGGCTGGTGCCTTCCGGAGCCGATCCGGCGATTCACGCCACGTTAGCATCTGTGACCTCGCAAACCATTGCGACAGACATGATGTTGACGAACAAGATTTCGCAGAACTTGCATGCGGAGATCTTCCTGCATCAACTGGGTGCGGCAATTGGCAATGGTTCCACCTTGAGCGGCGCGCGTGTGGTGCGGACGTTTATGACGCAGCGTGCGGGCGTGGACCCGGAAGACTTTATCTTCTTCGACGGCTCGGGGTTGAGCGGGCATGATCTTGTCACCCCGCGTGCCATCACTACGCTGCTTCAATACTCGGCCACACAGCCCTGGTTTGCGACATGGAAAGCCACGCTGCCTGTCGGCGGTGAAGATGGAACGTTGCGCGCTCGTTTTCCCGGTGCGCCCATGAAAGACCATGTGTTCGCGAAGACGGGAACGCTGAGCGAGGCGCGTGCGTTGTCAGGCTATATTGATTGCGCCAGTGGGCAGACACTCATCTTTTCTGTGATGGTGAATGCGCATACGCCTCGTACTAGCGACGACATGAAAGCGATGGACAGGATCGTGTCTGCGATTGCTGCCACGAATTGA
- the folP gene encoding dihydropteroate synthase, translating into MATMQIAPRIQYEWKLRTRTLQLGKRTLVMGILNVTPDSFSDGGEYVSLSSALQHAFHMLDHGADIIDIGGESTRPGTAAGTPDAVNAGVEQERVLPLIRHLMHARPGTIISVDTYRASTARLAMEAGAEIVNDVSGMLWDREMAAMCAELRCGVVAMHTRGLPSEWAKQAPLEPHQIAPMVLAELRETASRLMLAGCERSSIVLDPGFGFGKVGNENWTLLHEMDRLQELGFPLLAGLSRKGFLGDVLRKTNGGEAPAPHLRDKATAAANVIAALAGAHIVRVHDIRRTREAMVVTDAVREAAF; encoded by the coding sequence ATGGCAACGATGCAGATCGCACCCCGCATTCAATACGAGTGGAAACTGCGCACGCGCACCTTGCAACTGGGCAAACGCACGCTGGTTATGGGCATCCTCAATGTCACGCCTGATTCCTTCTCGGATGGCGGTGAGTATGTCTCTCTCAGTTCCGCACTGCAACATGCTTTCCACATGTTGGATCACGGCGCCGACATCATCGACATTGGCGGCGAATCCACTCGCCCCGGCACGGCAGCAGGCACACCTGATGCCGTAAACGCAGGCGTGGAGCAGGAACGCGTCCTGCCGCTGATTCGCCATCTTATGCACGCCCGGCCCGGCACGATCATCTCCGTGGACACCTACCGCGCATCCACAGCGCGGCTTGCCATGGAAGCGGGTGCAGAAATTGTGAACGACGTCAGCGGGATGCTCTGGGATCGCGAGATGGCTGCCATGTGCGCAGAGTTACGCTGCGGCGTCGTCGCCATGCACACACGCGGTCTACCCTCTGAATGGGCGAAACAAGCGCCACTCGAGCCGCACCAGATTGCCCCTATGGTATTGGCAGAGCTTCGCGAAACAGCGTCGCGCCTGATGCTTGCGGGATGCGAACGCTCCAGCATCGTTCTTGATCCGGGATTCGGCTTCGGCAAGGTCGGGAATGAAAACTGGACCCTGCTGCACGAGATGGATCGACTTCAGGAGCTAGGTTTTCCTCTACTGGCAGGGCTTTCACGCAAAGGGTTCCTTGGCGACGTACTGCGAAAGACCAATGGCGGCGAGGCACCGGCACCGCATCTGCGCGACAAAGCTACTGCTGCGGCAAATGTGATTGCCGCGCTTGCCGGAGCACACATCGTTCGTGTTCACGATATTCGACGCACACGCGAAGCCATGGTCGTTACAGACGCCGTCCGCGAAGCTGCGTTCTGA
- a CDS encoding DUF4175 family protein: MSYQGELRSYIAHIRQRLQLREGVRGVAIFFATALVMTLVLVLLLNHYAFPHTGTMQARVLLFALLVVVACAGIAWPLWRMTASRAIANVEASHPELEDRLTTFHQREEKTNPFVELLAADTLAKTEYVKPQTVVPVSTLAMFAGAGAACVVALLWMIFAAPGYMGYGASLLWRGERKAVQPLYGIAVQPGDVTVRRNSDQLITAQITNLHPERVELFARFHSSNGWEPVAMQAIPSATGNASYQFTFTGLPEDVEYYVTAGPLTSEHHTVRVADLAAVKSVKVTYHYPAWTGLKTESQEHAGDLRAIEGTQAELQIEMDRPLKDGNLSLDDGRTIHLESVEGNRYKGTIAMAKDGAYHVAGTADGKPVRLSEDYFIATDKAEPPQIAIEKPGRDYRASPIEEVTVGVKGGAQFGLRDMHLHYSVNGGPDKDIAMLNKPGARDADGKYTLRLEDFKLQPGDLVSLYATARDGHAESRTDISFIQADPFEREFSQSQQGGGGGGGGGGQQGGNQTDISRRQKELIEQTWKQINDKTATEKSAKAQGDFLSGAQIKLRDQVNALSVRVNSRDLSEANEEFTTFDKAMQEAAKNMLPASEKLSVTKWQEALTSEQKALQALLRAEATFRQIQVAFGQQGGGGGGGGNSTGRDLASLFDLEMDTEKNQYETARTSSPQEEHQKQVEDALAKLDALAKRQEELAQQQKNPQQAFQERWQQEMLRREAEQLQRQMEQLAQNNQNGQQGQSQSGQQGQSSSQGGQPSSQNGQQGNQQNGQSSSSSGSSGQQQARGGSSGSQGSADQRIEQALNRVRSASDAMKRAGTPGANGQSAEAQRQAAERLREATSLMGGAQQSLAGNRMGQLSREADRIQQEEKAQAQRIDDFTKQTQNRDFNTQDYQNLMRQRNQLAGDRQQLSDSLSKLQKNMRDAASGMAANQPDAAKKVRDALSEMDNSDLDNRMQRSADWLRTGVNPNSNGTEKGIADGLSKLSSQLHAASGAVGNGNGQRPQDAGKPDQDAALGQVARLRSELQAMQASRQDNGLNRGGSGQQGNGQQNRNGQLGQGQQQGQQQQGQGSQQGNGSQQGRGGQQSGGSQQGGGTQSAQNGGGQGSNGQMAGNRNGGALTRGNGRDGATDDRGGQLGDLGNRVNGGGGGRGTVFGGANTGNNTYAAGGTPFGAKDTSDNPADTERNYQQSLRQLLVLRGTVKGDPQAQKDLEELTRQMQNLDPKRFPGNPAMVEQMHSEVLRTVDRLELELQRSGDTTAHTGTPQTIPAGYSDSVADYYRRLSKNSTR, translated from the coding sequence ATGAGTTATCAGGGCGAACTCCGCAGTTATATTGCACACATCCGGCAACGGTTGCAGTTGCGCGAAGGTGTGCGTGGCGTGGCGATCTTCTTTGCAACTGCATTGGTGATGACGCTGGTGCTGGTGTTGTTGCTGAACCATTATGCATTTCCTCATACGGGCACAATGCAGGCGCGTGTTCTATTGTTCGCTCTGCTTGTTGTGGTCGCGTGTGCAGGTATTGCCTGGCCGCTGTGGCGAATGACAGCGTCACGAGCGATTGCAAACGTTGAGGCTTCGCATCCTGAACTTGAAGATCGTTTGACGACGTTTCATCAGCGCGAGGAAAAGACGAATCCGTTTGTCGAGTTGCTCGCTGCGGACACGTTGGCGAAGACGGAATATGTGAAGCCGCAAACGGTTGTGCCTGTATCAACGTTGGCAATGTTTGCTGGCGCGGGCGCTGCGTGCGTTGTGGCGTTGTTGTGGATGATTTTTGCAGCGCCTGGCTACATGGGCTACGGTGCTTCGCTGCTGTGGCGTGGTGAGCGGAAAGCTGTGCAGCCTCTCTATGGAATAGCGGTGCAGCCCGGTGATGTGACTGTGCGGCGCAACAGTGATCAGCTCATCACGGCCCAGATAACGAATCTGCATCCAGAGCGTGTGGAGCTATTTGCGCGCTTTCACAGTAGCAATGGATGGGAACCCGTAGCGATGCAGGCGATTCCGTCTGCAACGGGCAATGCGAGTTATCAATTCACGTTTACCGGATTGCCGGAGGATGTGGAGTATTACGTTACAGCGGGCCCGCTGACCTCTGAACATCACACGGTGCGTGTGGCCGATCTGGCAGCGGTGAAGTCTGTGAAGGTGACCTATCACTATCCCGCGTGGACAGGGCTGAAGACGGAGAGCCAGGAACACGCAGGTGATCTACGCGCGATTGAAGGCACGCAGGCAGAGTTGCAGATTGAGATGGACCGCCCGCTGAAGGATGGCAATCTTTCGCTGGACGATGGCCGAACGATTCATCTGGAGTCCGTCGAAGGCAATCGTTACAAGGGAACGATTGCCATGGCGAAGGATGGTGCATATCACGTTGCGGGCACTGCCGATGGCAAGCCGGTGCGGTTGAGTGAGGACTACTTCATTGCAACGGATAAAGCGGAGCCACCGCAGATTGCGATTGAGAAGCCGGGGCGGGATTACCGCGCCAGTCCGATTGAAGAAGTGACAGTTGGCGTGAAGGGCGGCGCGCAATTTGGGCTGCGCGATATGCATCTGCATTACAGCGTGAATGGCGGCCCGGATAAAGACATTGCCATGTTGAACAAGCCGGGTGCGCGCGACGCGGATGGGAAGTACACATTGCGGCTGGAAGATTTCAAGTTGCAGCCGGGTGATCTTGTCAGTCTTTACGCAACGGCGCGCGATGGTCATGCGGAGTCGCGTACGGATATCTCGTTCATCCAGGCGGATCCGTTTGAGCGTGAGTTTTCGCAGTCGCAGCAGGGGGGTGGTGGCGGCGGTGGTGGAGGCGGGCAGCAAGGCGGCAACCAGACTGACATTTCGCGGCGACAGAAAGAATTAATTGAACAGACGTGGAAGCAGATCAACGACAAAACTGCGACAGAAAAGAGCGCGAAGGCACAGGGCGATTTCCTTTCCGGAGCGCAGATCAAGCTGCGTGACCAAGTGAACGCGTTGAGTGTTCGTGTGAACAGCCGCGATCTTTCTGAGGCGAATGAAGAGTTCACCACCTTCGACAAGGCCATGCAAGAGGCGGCGAAGAACATGTTGCCTGCGAGCGAGAAGCTTTCGGTTACGAAGTGGCAGGAAGCGTTGACGTCAGAGCAGAAGGCGCTGCAGGCGTTGCTGCGTGCGGAGGCGACGTTCCGGCAGATCCAGGTAGCGTTTGGACAGCAGGGCGGTGGTGGCGGTGGTGGAGGGAACAGCACAGGGCGGGATCTGGCTTCGTTGTTTGATCTGGAGATGGACACCGAGAAGAACCAGTATGAGACCGCGCGCACTTCGTCTCCGCAGGAGGAGCACCAGAAGCAAGTCGAAGATGCGCTGGCCAAGCTGGATGCGTTGGCGAAGCGACAGGAAGAGTTAGCGCAGCAGCAGAAGAATCCGCAGCAGGCATTTCAAGAGCGCTGGCAACAGGAGATGTTGCGTCGCGAGGCGGAACAGCTGCAGCGGCAGATGGAACAGCTTGCGCAGAACAATCAGAACGGCCAACAGGGACAGTCGCAGAGCGGACAGCAGGGCCAATCTTCTTCGCAGGGCGGACAGCCGTCTTCACAAAACGGACAGCAAGGTAACCAGCAGAATGGTCAGAGCTCTTCCTCTTCTGGTAGCAGCGGCCAACAGCAGGCTCGCGGTGGTAGCAGCGGTTCGCAAGGGAGTGCAGATCAGCGCATTGAGCAGGCTTTGAATCGCGTGCGTTCGGCCAGCGATGCGATGAAGCGCGCAGGGACTCCGGGCGCAAATGGCCAGAGCGCAGAGGCGCAGCGGCAGGCGGCGGAGCGTCTGCGTGAAGCGACGAGTCTGATGGGAGGTGCGCAACAGAGTCTTGCGGGTAATCGTATGGGGCAGCTCTCGCGTGAGGCCGATCGTATCCAGCAGGAAGAGAAGGCGCAGGCGCAGCGTATTGATGACTTCACCAAGCAGACGCAGAATCGCGACTTCAACACGCAGGATTACCAGAATCTCATGCGGCAGCGGAACCAGCTTGCTGGGGATCGGCAGCAGTTGTCTGATAGCTTGTCGAAGCTGCAGAAGAACATGCGCGATGCCGCGTCGGGCATGGCAGCGAATCAGCCGGACGCCGCGAAGAAGGTGCGTGATGCGTTGTCGGAGATGGATAACAGCGATCTCGACAACCGTATGCAGCGGAGTGCGGACTGGCTGAGGACCGGCGTTAATCCCAACAGCAATGGTACGGAGAAGGGCATCGCGGATGGCTTGTCGAAGCTGTCGTCGCAACTGCATGCCGCTTCCGGTGCAGTTGGCAATGGCAATGGACAACGTCCACAAGATGCAGGAAAGCCGGATCAGGATGCGGCATTGGGGCAAGTGGCGCGTTTGCGTTCGGAGTTGCAGGCAATGCAGGCTTCGCGGCAGGACAATGGTTTGAATCGCGGCGGCAGCGGACAGCAGGGGAATGGTCAGCAGAATCGCAACGGTCAGCTAGGTCAAGGACAGCAACAAGGACAGCAACAACAGGGGCAGGGATCACAGCAGGGCAATGGATCGCAGCAGGGGCGCGGGGGCCAGCAATCGGGAGGCTCTCAGCAAGGTGGTGGTACGCAGTCTGCGCAAAATGGTGGCGGCCAAGGCAGCAATGGGCAGATGGCAGGTAATCGCAATGGTGGCGCTTTGACGCGGGGCAATGGACGCGATGGCGCCACGGATGATCGCGGTGGTCAGCTTGGTGATTTGGGCAATCGCGTGAACGGCGGCGGAGGCGGGCGCGGGACGGTCTTTGGCGGTGCCAATACCGGCAACAATACGTATGCGGCGGGCGGCACGCCGTTCGGCGCAAAGGATACGTCTGACAACCCTGCGGATACGGAACGAAACTACCAGCAGAGTCTTCGCCAGTTACTCGTACTTCGCGGCACGGTCAAGGGTGATCCGCAGGCGCAGAAGGATCTTGAAGAGCTAACGCGGCAAATGCAGAATCTGGATCCGAAGCGGTTCCCGGGAAATCCTGCGATGGTGGAACAGATGCACAGCGAAGTCTTGCGCACCGTGGATCGCCTGGAGTTGGAGCTACAACGCAGTGGCGATACGACGGCGCACACAGGAACGCCGCAGACAATCCCTGCGGGATACAGCGATTCCGTTGCGGACTACTATCGCCGGCTGAGCAAGAACAGTACTCGCTAA